The following are encoded in a window of Telmatobacter sp. DSM 110680 genomic DNA:
- a CDS encoding DUF6084 family protein translates to MPDLTFKIDNASVVPFAAVPMLAFKLQITNSVPDEAIHTIALRCQIQIEVTRRRYTPGEQEQMLDLFGQPDRWSQTLRSLLWTHVNWVVPTFAGTETVVDMQVPCSFDFNVAATKYFAGLTDGEIPLLFLFSGTIFYAPPDSSLQVAPISWEQEARYKLPVKLWREMMDAYYPNSVWINLHKDVFERLYRYKMQHSLLSWEQALEQILARLRTEEEIEVNS, encoded by the coding sequence ATGCCTGATCTCACATTCAAAATTGACAACGCCAGCGTCGTTCCGTTCGCCGCGGTTCCGATGCTTGCGTTCAAGTTGCAGATCACGAACTCCGTGCCAGATGAAGCGATTCACACCATCGCTCTGCGTTGTCAGATTCAAATCGAAGTGACGCGTCGCCGCTACACGCCCGGCGAGCAGGAACAGATGCTCGACCTCTTCGGACAACCCGATCGCTGGAGTCAGACTTTGCGCAGTCTGCTGTGGACGCACGTCAATTGGGTGGTTCCGACGTTTGCCGGAACTGAAACCGTAGTCGATATGCAGGTTCCCTGCTCTTTCGATTTCAACGTTGCCGCTACCAAATATTTCGCGGGTCTTACGGATGGCGAAATCCCCTTGTTGTTCCTCTTCAGCGGAACCATCTTTTACGCGCCTCCCGACAGTTCCCTGCAGGTCGCGCCAATCTCGTGGGAGCAAGAAGCGCGTTACAAACTCCCAGTGAAGCTCTGGCGCGAAATGATGGACGCCTACTACCCCAACAGCGTTTGGATCAATCTGCACAAGGATGTCTTCGAGCGGCTATATCGCTACAAGATGCAGCACAGCCTGCTCAGTTGGGAGCAAGCACTCGAACAGATCCTTGCCCGCCTCCGCACCGAAGAAGAGATTGAGGTGAACTCGTGA